The proteins below come from a single Staphylococcus sp. MI 10-1553 genomic window:
- the rpsU gene encoding 30S ribosomal protein S21: protein MSKTVVRKNESLEDALRRFKRSVSKSGTIQEVRKREFYEKPSVKRKKKSEAARKRKFR from the coding sequence ATGTCTAAAACAGTAGTCCGCAAAAACGAATCATTAGAAGATGCTTTACGTCGTTTTAAACGCTCAGTTTCAAAAAGCGGTACAATTCAAGAAGTTCGTAAACGCGAATTCTATGAAAAACCAAGCGTAAAACGTAAAAAGAAATCTGAAGCTGCGCGTAAACGTAAATTCAGATAA
- a CDS encoding NfeD family protein, producing MIGSNVFRQLVEWLTSQTISLILTCIVFLGFLYQLYSRKINFGGIIALFALLTIFLGFVIQGSLTIVTIMLFVIGVILVIIELFVFGAVLGMIGMILIIISFITLGNDLSMMLFNVVFALILTLIEWVILVKFFKKSIAIFDKVVLKDSTSKESGYTSHNDRSHFVGETAVTYTDLRPSGIIILNNQRIDAVSEGSYISKDTEVTIIEVEGTRVVVREI from the coding sequence ATTATTGGATCAAATGTTTTTCGTCAACTTGTAGAATGGTTAACTTCCCAAACGATTTCGCTAATTTTAACATGTATTGTCTTTCTTGGTTTTTTATATCAACTCTATTCTCGAAAGATTAATTTTGGCGGTATCATCGCATTATTCGCTTTATTAACAATCTTTTTAGGTTTCGTCATTCAAGGTAGTTTAACGATTGTTACAATAATGTTATTCGTCATTGGTGTGATTTTAGTCATTATCGAATTATTCGTATTCGGTGCAGTGTTGGGGATGATTGGTATGATTCTCATCATCATCAGTTTTATTACACTTGGAAATGACTTATCAATGATGTTATTCAATGTCGTATTCGCATTAATTTTGACATTAATCGAGTGGGTGATTTTAGTGAAATTCTTTAAAAAGAGTATAGCGATATTTGACAAAGTTGTATTAAAAGATTCAACGAGTAAAGAATCTGGCTATACATCTCATAATGACCGCTCTCATTTCGTCGGTGAAACTGCAGTAACCTATACTGATTTACGTCCTTCAGGCATTATCATTTTGAACAATCAGCGTATTGATGCTGTTTCTGAAGGGTCATACATTAGTAAAGACACTGAAGTTACAATTATTGAAGTTGAGGGCACACGTGTTGTCGTAAGAGAAATTTAA
- the floA gene encoding flotillin-like protein FloA (flotillin-like protein involved in membrane lipid rafts), with amino-acid sequence MLTSGLITFIVIAVLIIVALLILFSFVPVGLWISALAAGVKVGIGTLVGMRLRRVSPRKVIGPLIKAHKAGLHLTTNQLESHYLAGGNVDRVVDANIAAQRADINLPFERGAAIDLAGRDVLEAVQMSVNPKVIETPFIAGVAMNGIEVKAKARITVRANISRLVGGAGEDTIIARVGEGIVSTIGSSEHHTQVLENPDNISKTVLSKGLDSGTAFEILSIDIADVDISKNIGADLQTEQAIADKNIAQAKAEERRAMAVAQEQEMKARVQEMHAKVVEAEAQVPLALAEALRSGNIGVKDYYNLKNIEADTGMREAINKSTQNNNSTPEQ; translated from the coding sequence ATGTTAACAAGTGGATTAATTACTTTCATCGTCATTGCCGTATTAATTATTGTTGCTTTATTGATTTTATTTTCGTTTGTCCCAGTCGGCTTATGGATTTCTGCATTAGCTGCTGGTGTAAAAGTAGGAATTGGTACATTAGTAGGGATGCGTTTACGTCGTGTTTCACCGCGTAAAGTCATTGGCCCACTAATTAAAGCGCATAAAGCAGGTTTACATTTAACAACAAACCAACTTGAGTCTCATTATTTAGCAGGCGGGAATGTGGACCGTGTTGTTGATGCGAATATCGCGGCGCAACGTGCGGATATTAATTTACCATTCGAACGTGGTGCGGCTATCGATTTAGCAGGTCGTGACGTATTAGAAGCTGTACAAATGTCAGTAAACCCTAAAGTGATCGAAACACCATTTATTGCGGGTGTTGCGATGAACGGGATTGAAGTAAAGGCAAAAGCACGTATTACTGTACGTGCAAACATTTCACGCTTAGTCGGTGGTGCTGGTGAAGATACGATTATTGCCCGTGTGGGTGAAGGGATTGTCTCAACAATTGGTTCTAGTGAACACCACACACAAGTTTTAGAAAACCCTGATAACATTTCTAAAACCGTTTTAAGTAAAGGTTTAGATTCAGGAACAGCCTTTGAAATTTTATCTATTGATATTGCTGACGTAGATATTAGTAAAAACATTGGTGCCGATTTACAAACTGAACAAGCCATTGCAGATAAAAACATTGCACAAGCGAAAGCGGAAGAGCGTCGTGCGATGGCTGTTGCGCAAGAGCAAGAAATGAAAGCGCGTGTACAAGAAATGCATGCGAAAGTAGTCGAAGCTGAGGCACAAGTACCACTCGCTTTAGCAGAAGCATTACGTTCTGGTAATATCGGTGTGAAAGATTATTATAATCTGAAAAATATTGAAGCAGATACAGGGATGAGAGAAGCAATTAATAAAAGCACTCAAAACAACAACTCAACACCTGAACAGTAA